In the Hordeum vulgare subsp. vulgare chromosome 7H, MorexV3_pseudomolecules_assembly, whole genome shotgun sequence genome, one interval contains:
- the LOC123407887 gene encoding 60S acidic ribosomal protein P1-like → MSSSEVACTLAALILHDDGIPITSEKIATVVKAAGIKVEAYWPALFAKLLEKRSVDDLILSVGSGGGGAPAAAAAPAAGGAAPAEEKKEEKKEEAKEESDDDMGFSLFD, encoded by the exons ATGTCTTCCAGCGAGGTCGCCTGCACCCTTGCCGCCCTCATCCTCCACGATGACGGGATCCCCATCACT TCTGAGAAGATCGCGACGGTGGTGAAGGCTGCCGGGATCAAGGTTGAGGCCTACTGGCCAGCGCTCTTCGCCAAGCTCCTGGAGAAGAGGAGCGTCGATGACCTCATCCTCTCCGTCGGATCTG GTGGAGGTGGTGCtccagctgctgctgctgccccgGCTGCTGGTGGTGCTGCTCCCGCtgaagagaagaaagaagaaaagaaggaggaagcTAAGGAAGAGAGCGATGATGACATGGGCTTCAGCTTGTTTGACTAA